The following are encoded in a window of Pseudomonas sp. JQ170C genomic DNA:
- a CDS encoding RNA methyltransferase, whose amino-acid sequence MANKRYSCIGLFNPKSAENVGSVMRAAGCYGVNSVFYTGKRYERARDFVTDTKRVHYDIPLIGIDDLQKIIPLGCTPVAVELVDGARPLPEYTHPDRAIYIFGPEDGSLDPSVRAWCEETIYIPTNGCMNLAATVNVVLYDRLAKGLNTRSGPKFK is encoded by the coding sequence GTGGCGAACAAACGGTACAGCTGCATTGGTCTGTTCAACCCCAAGTCAGCGGAGAACGTCGGTTCAGTAATGCGCGCGGCGGGTTGCTACGGCGTCAACTCGGTGTTCTACACCGGCAAGCGCTACGAGCGCGCCCGCGACTTTGTCACCGACACCAAGCGCGTGCACTACGACATCCCGCTGATCGGCATCGACGATCTGCAAAAAATCATCCCCCTGGGCTGCACCCCCGTCGCCGTCGAACTGGTTGATGGCGCCCGCCCCCTGCCCGAGTACACCCACCCCGACCGCGCCATCTACATCTTCGGCCCCGAAGACGGCTCCCTCGACCCCAGCGTGCGGGCCTGGTGCGAAGAGACCATCTATATCCCGACCAACGGCTGCATGAACCTGGCCGCGACCGTCAACGTGGTGCTCTACGACCGCCTGGCCAAAGGCCTGAACACCCGCTCCGGGCCCAAGTTCAAATAA
- a CDS encoding YajD family HNH nuclease: MSSASTASATARLDRILADAKRDKEMGYRDKALKMYPHVCGRCAREFSGKRLSELTVHHRDHNHDNNPQDGSNWELLCLYCHDNEHSRYTDQQYFSEGSTSSPSIAKATHNPFAGLAGLLKKD, encoded by the coding sequence ATGAGTTCGGCATCCACTGCCTCCGCCACCGCACGGCTCGACCGCATCCTCGCCGACGCCAAGCGCGACAAAGAAATGGGCTATCGCGACAAAGCCCTGAAAATGTACCCGCACGTCTGCGGCCGCTGCGCCCGGGAGTTCTCCGGCAAGCGCCTGAGCGAACTGACCGTGCACCACCGTGACCACAACCACGACAACAACCCCCAGGATGGCTCGAACTGGGAGTTGCTGTGCCTGTACTGCCACGACAACGAACACTCCCGCTACACCGACCAGCAATACTTCAGCGAAGGCTCCACGAGTAGCCCGAGCATCGCCAAGGCGACCCACAACCCGTTCGCGGGGCTGGCCGGCCTGCTGAAAAAAGATTGA
- a CDS encoding S9 family peptidase, with product MSADATAPRAPIARKAEGADPYAWLQERDSPEVIAYLNAENAYQEAQLADQAELREQLFEEIKGRILETDLSLPSPWGPYLYYSRTTAGEEYPRHYRCPRPADDSNTVDESQEELLLDPNQLANGGFLSLGAFNVSPDHQRLAYSLDTTGDEIYTLYVKELASGTLEQLPFEHCDGSMTWANDSQTLFFAELDDTHRPHKLLRHRLGREGCQAIYEETDGRFFLHCYRASSERQLILLLNSKTTSEAWVLDAEQPDGDFTCLAARVEGHEYFPDHGQLDGQWRWFIRTNQDGINFALYHAGSHQVPTREQWQLLVAHRDTIMLEGLSLNASALSLSLREGGLPIIEVHPQGLAPYRVELPDAAYSLYVQDSLEFESNRIRLRYQALNRPAQVRQLELASGAQQVLKETPVLGPFDPDEYVSQRLWATAGDGTQVPISLVQRRADLGKPVPLYLYGYGAYGESLDPWFSHARLSLLERGVAFAIAHVRGGGELGEAWYRAGKQEHKTNTFNDFIACAEHLIAQGVTRADQLAISGGSAGGLLIGAVLNQRPELFKAAIAEVPFVDVLNTMLDPDLPLTVTEYDEWGNPEEPEVFERIKAYAPYENVKAQAYPALLVVAGYNDSRVQYWEAAKWVAKLRVTKTDTNLLLLKTEMDAGHGGMSGRYQGLRDVALEYGFVFKVLGVDA from the coding sequence ATGTCCGCAGACGCCACCGCCCCCCGCGCCCCGATTGCCCGCAAGGCCGAAGGCGCCGATCCCTATGCCTGGCTGCAAGAACGCGACAGCCCCGAAGTCATTGCCTACCTGAACGCCGAGAACGCCTACCAGGAGGCCCAACTGGCCGACCAGGCCGAATTGCGCGAGCAGCTGTTCGAGGAGATCAAGGGCCGCATCCTTGAGACCGACCTGTCGCTGCCCTCGCCCTGGGGCCCTTACCTGTACTACAGCCGCACGACCGCCGGCGAAGAGTACCCGCGCCACTACCGCTGCCCGCGCCCGGCCGACGACTCCAACACAGTCGATGAAAGCCAGGAAGAGCTGCTGCTGGACCCCAACCAGCTGGCCAACGGCGGCTTCCTCTCCCTCGGCGCCTTCAACGTCAGCCCCGACCACCAACGCCTGGCCTACAGCCTTGATACCACGGGCGACGAAATCTACACCCTGTATGTCAAGGAGCTGGCCAGCGGCACCCTCGAGCAACTGCCGTTCGAGCACTGCGACGGCAGCATGACCTGGGCCAACGACAGCCAGACGCTGTTCTTCGCCGAACTGGACGACACCCATCGACCGCACAAGCTGCTGCGCCACCGCCTGGGCCGCGAAGGTTGCCAGGCCATTTACGAAGAAACCGATGGTCGTTTCTTCCTGCACTGCTACCGGGCCAGCTCCGAGCGCCAACTGATCCTGCTGCTCAACAGCAAGACCACCAGCGAAGCCTGGGTGCTGGACGCCGAGCAGCCCGACGGCGACTTCACCTGCCTGGCAGCACGGGTCGAAGGCCATGAATACTTCCCGGACCACGGCCAGCTCGACGGCCAGTGGCGCTGGTTCATCCGCACCAATCAGGACGGCATCAACTTCGCCCTGTACCACGCCGGCAGCCACCAGGTACCGACTCGCGAGCAGTGGCAATTGCTGGTGGCGCACCGCGACACCATCATGCTCGAAGGCCTGAGCCTGAACGCCAGCGCCCTCAGCCTGAGCCTGCGCGAAGGCGGCCTGCCGATCATCGAAGTGCATCCGCAGGGGCTCGCCCCGTACCGGGTGGAACTGCCGGATGCGGCCTACAGCCTGTACGTGCAGGACAGCCTCGAGTTTGAAAGCAACCGCATCCGCTTGCGCTACCAGGCCCTCAATCGCCCGGCCCAGGTGCGCCAGCTGGAGTTGGCCAGCGGTGCTCAGCAGGTCCTTAAAGAGACCCCGGTACTCGGCCCCTTCGACCCCGACGAGTACGTGAGCCAGCGACTGTGGGCCACTGCCGGTGACGGCACCCAGGTGCCGATCAGCCTGGTGCAACGTCGCGCCGACCTGGGCAAGCCGGTCCCCCTGTACCTGTACGGCTACGGCGCCTATGGCGAGAGCCTGGACCCGTGGTTCTCCCATGCCCGCCTGAGCCTGCTGGAGCGCGGCGTGGCCTTTGCCATCGCCCATGTGCGCGGCGGTGGCGAACTGGGTGAAGCCTGGTACCGGGCCGGCAAGCAGGAACACAAGACCAACACCTTCAACGACTTCATCGCCTGTGCTGAGCACCTGATCGCCCAGGGCGTGACCCGCGCCGACCAACTGGCAATCAGCGGTGGCAGTGCCGGTGGCCTGTTGATTGGCGCGGTGCTCAACCAGCGCCCGGAACTGTTCAAGGCAGCCATCGCCGAAGTGCCGTTCGTCGACGTGCTCAACACCATGCTCGACCCCGACCTGCCATTGACCGTCACCGAGTACGACGAGTGGGGCAACCCTGAAGAACCTGAGGTGTTTGAGCGGATCAAGGCCTACGCGCCTTACGAGAACGTCAAGGCCCAGGCCTACCCGGCGTTGCTGGTGGTGGCGGGCTACAACGACAGCCGCGTGCAGTACTGGGAAGCGGCCAAATGGGTGGCCAAACTGCGCGTGACCAAGACCGACACCAATCTGCTGCTGCTCAAGACCGAAATGGATGCCGGGCATGGCGGCATGAGCGGGCGTTACCAGGGGCTGCGGGATGTGGCGCTGGAGTATGGGTTTGTGTTCAAGGTGCTGGGTGTGGATGCGTGA
- a CDS encoding MFS transporter, with protein MTENDYLLAWGLYALAALGCLAVGFRLTRWMWRWLREPLRVLMAVLLLTPTIIDPVKDKFAPAIAIAALDLLFKVGNNVWRAAADLALYGMIAFALYAVFVVLRWPVEKRARARREQAETAAKRDAEEAVAEAPMAADNRDRYRNPPEAPLGGNRPRVEPRL; from the coding sequence ATGACCGAGAACGACTATCTGCTCGCCTGGGGCCTCTACGCCCTGGCCGCCCTGGGTTGCCTGGCGGTGGGCTTTCGCCTGACCCGCTGGATGTGGCGCTGGCTGCGCGAACCGCTGCGGGTGTTGATGGCAGTGCTGCTGCTGACCCCGACCATCATCGATCCGGTCAAAGACAAATTCGCCCCGGCCATCGCCATTGCCGCCCTGGACCTGCTGTTCAAGGTCGGCAACAACGTATGGCGGGCGGCGGCCGACCTGGCCCTGTACGGCATGATCGCCTTCGCCCTCTACGCTGTGTTCGTGGTACTGCGCTGGCCCGTCGAAAAACGCGCCAGGGCCCGTCGTGAACAGGCCGAGACCGCCGCCAAGCGCGATGCCGAAGAGGCCGTGGCCGAGGCGCCCATGGCCGCCGACAACCGCGACCGTTATCGCAACCCGCCCGAAGCGCCGCTGGGCGGCAATCGTCCGCGGGTCGAGCCGCGCTTGTAG
- a CDS encoding class II glutamine amidotransferase: protein MCELLGMSANVPTDIVFSFTGLMQRGGRTGPHRDGWGIGFYEGRGLRLFQDPAASCESEVANLVQRYPIKSEVVIGHIRQANVGKVCLSNTHPFVRELWGRNWCFAHNGQLGEFQGQASFYRPIGDTDSEAAFCDLLNRIREAFPEPVEAEVLLPVLVEACAEYRSKGVFNCLLSDGDWLFCFCSTKLVHITRRAPFGPARLKDVDMIVDFQAETTPNDVVTVIATEALTENETWQRYEPGQWALWRRGECIAQGQR, encoded by the coding sequence ATGTGTGAACTGTTGGGCATGAGCGCCAATGTGCCGACCGATATCGTTTTCAGCTTCACCGGGCTGATGCAGCGCGGTGGACGGACCGGTCCGCATCGCGACGGCTGGGGTATCGGTTTCTATGAAGGCCGTGGCCTGCGTCTGTTCCAGGACCCGGCGGCCAGCTGCGAGTCGGAAGTGGCGAATCTGGTGCAGCGCTATCCGATCAAGAGCGAAGTGGTGATCGGCCATATTCGCCAGGCCAACGTCGGTAAGGTCTGCCTGTCCAATACCCATCCTTTTGTCCGCGAGCTGTGGGGGCGCAACTGGTGCTTCGCCCATAACGGTCAGTTGGGCGAGTTCCAGGGCCAGGCCAGCTTCTATCGGCCGATCGGCGACACCGACAGTGAAGCGGCCTTCTGCGACCTGCTCAACCGCATCCGCGAAGCCTTCCCGGAGCCCGTCGAGGCTGAAGTGCTGTTGCCGGTGCTGGTCGAGGCTTGCGCCGAATACCGCAGCAAGGGTGTGTTCAACTGCCTGCTCAGCGATGGCGACTGGCTGTTCTGCTTCTGCTCGACCAAGCTTGTGCACATCACCCGGCGCGCACCGTTCGGGCCGGCGCGGCTCAAGGACGTCGACATGATCGTCGACTTCCAGGCCGAGACCACCCCCAACGACGTGGTCACCGTGATCGCCACCGAGGCGCTGACCGAGAACGAGACCTGGCAGCGCTATGAGCCCGGCCAGTGGGCGCTGTGGCGCCGGGGTGAATGCATCGCCCAGGGACAACGCTAA
- a CDS encoding DUF2937 family protein yields MFRSYLRLLLFTFGLLVGVQVPGLINDYSQRVEAKLLESREGLKGFEDTARRFFNGDLQALVRHYRSSDDPVFNSDANSIDSLLIRNRLLEREWQILQGPWLERTWHVLVQADSQLREETLKGYSYQILLAPEALAWGLSCALLLALSIESLLLLLGWVALGGRRKAVTESWR; encoded by the coding sequence ATGTTCAGAAGTTACCTGCGGTTGCTGTTGTTCACGTTCGGGTTGCTGGTAGGGGTGCAGGTACCTGGCCTGATCAACGACTACAGCCAGCGGGTCGAGGCGAAACTGCTCGAATCGCGCGAAGGCCTCAAGGGCTTCGAGGACACCGCCCGGCGCTTTTTCAACGGTGACCTGCAAGCGCTGGTGCGCCACTACCGCAGCAGTGACGACCCGGTGTTCAACAGCGACGCCAACAGCATCGACAGCCTGCTGATCCGCAATCGCCTGCTCGAACGTGAATGGCAAATCCTCCAGGGGCCGTGGCTGGAGCGCACCTGGCATGTGCTGGTACAGGCCGACAGCCAGCTGCGCGAGGAAACCCTCAAGGGCTACTCCTACCAGATCCTCCTGGCCCCCGAAGCCCTGGCCTGGGGCCTGAGCTGCGCCTTGCTGCTGGCCTTGAGCATCGAAAGCCTGTTGCTGCTGCTCGGCTGGGTGGCCCTCGGCGGGCGGCGCAAAGCGGTGACCGAGAGCTGGCGCTAG
- a CDS encoding LysR family transcriptional regulator — protein MNLKFLETFVWVARLKSFRLTAEKLFTTQASISSRIAALEADLGVKLLLRDSRGVSLTPEGSKVLEYAEQMLATAKALKQSLDSDRAKVGRIRLGVMDTVIHTWMSPLVSELMERYPQVEIELIADTALNLREQLQKGFLDVILQTDLLRQESIRSLDLARYPMGWIVASHSIYNRDYASLAELARERIVTFSKNSRPHQEVLSLLQAEGVSAPRLNCVNSVAAITRLLRDGFGIGALPPALVSEELARGELTLLPLAQQPPSLELVVAWQTGVELVDEVVALCRNVLERYAADAGPQRIKLV, from the coding sequence ATGAACCTCAAGTTCCTCGAAACCTTCGTTTGGGTCGCCCGGCTCAAGAGCTTTCGCCTGACCGCCGAAAAGCTCTTCACCACCCAGGCGTCGATCTCCAGCCGCATTGCTGCGCTGGAAGCCGACCTTGGGGTCAAGCTGCTGCTGCGCGATTCACGCGGGGTCAGCCTGACGCCCGAAGGCAGCAAGGTGCTCGAATACGCCGAGCAGATGCTCGCCACCGCCAAAGCGCTCAAGCAATCGCTGGACAGCGACCGGGCCAAGGTCGGCAGGATTCGCCTGGGCGTGATGGACACGGTCATCCATACCTGGATGAGCCCGCTGGTGTCGGAACTGATGGAGCGATACCCGCAGGTTGAAATCGAGTTGATCGCCGATACCGCGCTCAATTTGCGCGAACAGCTGCAAAAAGGCTTTCTCGATGTAATCCTGCAAACCGACCTTCTCCGCCAGGAGTCGATCCGCAGCCTGGACCTGGCGCGCTACCCCATGGGCTGGATCGTCGCCAGTCACTCGATCTACAACCGCGACTACGCCTCCCTCGCCGAGCTTGCCCGCGAGCGCATCGTGACCTTCTCGAAAAACTCCCGGCCGCACCAGGAAGTGCTCAGCCTGCTCCAGGCCGAAGGCGTCAGTGCGCCACGGCTGAACTGTGTGAACTCGGTGGCGGCGATTACCCGCTTGTTGCGCGACGGCTTCGGCATCGGCGCCCTGCCGCCGGCCCTGGTCAGCGAGGAACTGGCCCGGGGTGAGCTGACCCTGCTGCCGCTGGCCCAGCAACCCCCAAGCCTGGAGCTGGTGGTGGCCTGGCAGACCGGGGTCGAGCTGGTGGATGAAGTAGTCGCGCTATGTCGTAACGTGCTGGAGCGCTATGCCGCCGATGCAGGACCGCAGCGGATCAAGCTGGTCTAG
- a CDS encoding MFS transporter: protein MNPSGVQQQVKTRSVAGPFDWYRNINKQERRTFWSCKIGYGLDGMDTQMLSFVIPTLIALWGITTAEAGLIHTSTLIASALGGWIAGILSDRIGRVRTLQLTVLWFAFFTFLCGFAQTYDQLLIARTLMGFGFGGEWTAGAVLIGEVIRAKDRGKAVGMVQSGWAIGWGLTAILYAILFTWLPPEDAWRALFLLGIVPAVFVIFVRRLVKDPEVYRLAKAAEKSEAPSHFYEIFAPGMLFTTFRASLLTTGALGGYYAITSWLPTFLTNERGLSVLSTGGYLAMVIVGSYVGYVISAYLTDLLGRKKNFILFAVGSFIIVLLYTQMQVSDGVMLWLGFPLGFFASGIFSGMGAFLTELFPTRIRGSGQGFCYNIGRALAAFFPLLIGMLSQKIPLGLGIGGFAAVSYGVVILAALSLPETRGKELEAH from the coding sequence ATGAACCCATCGGGCGTGCAGCAACAGGTCAAAACCAGATCGGTGGCGGGTCCCTTCGACTGGTACCGCAACATCAATAAGCAAGAACGACGGACCTTCTGGAGCTGCAAGATCGGCTACGGCCTCGATGGCATGGACACCCAGATGCTCAGCTTCGTCATTCCCACCCTGATCGCCCTGTGGGGCATCACCACCGCCGAGGCCGGGCTGATTCACACCAGCACCCTGATCGCTTCGGCACTGGGCGGCTGGATCGCCGGCATCCTCTCCGACCGCATCGGCCGGGTACGCACCCTGCAGTTGACCGTGCTGTGGTTCGCCTTTTTCACCTTCCTCTGCGGTTTTGCCCAAACCTACGACCAACTGCTGATCGCCCGCACCCTGATGGGCTTCGGCTTCGGTGGCGAGTGGACCGCAGGCGCGGTGCTGATCGGTGAAGTCATCCGTGCCAAGGACCGCGGCAAGGCGGTGGGCATGGTGCAGTCGGGCTGGGCCATTGGTTGGGGCCTGACGGCGATTCTCTACGCGATATTGTTTACCTGGCTGCCGCCTGAAGACGCCTGGCGTGCCCTGTTCCTGCTGGGTATCGTACCGGCGGTGTTCGTGATCTTCGTCCGTCGCCTGGTCAAGGACCCGGAAGTCTACCGCCTGGCCAAGGCCGCGGAAAAATCCGAAGCGCCGTCGCACTTCTATGAAATTTTCGCCCCCGGCATGCTGTTCACCACCTTCCGCGCCTCGCTGCTGACCACCGGCGCCCTGGGCGGTTACTACGCCATCACTTCCTGGCTGCCGACCTTCCTCACCAACGAGCGTGGCCTGAGCGTCCTGAGCACCGGTGGCTACCTGGCCATGGTGATCGTCGGTTCATACGTCGGCTACGTGATCAGCGCCTACCTCACCGATCTGCTGGGGCGCAAAAAGAACTTCATCCTGTTCGCCGTGGGCTCGTTCATCATCGTGCTGCTCTACACCCAGATGCAGGTCAGCGATGGCGTGATGCTGTGGCTGGGCTTCCCGCTGGGCTTCTTCGCCTCGGGTATTTTCAGCGGCATGGGGGCATTCCTGACCGAGCTGTTCCCCACCCGTATCCGTGGTTCGGGGCAGGGCTTCTGCTACAACATCGGTCGCGCCCTTGCGGCATTCTTCCCGCTGCTGATCGGCATGCTCAGCCAGAAAATCCCGCTGGGGCTGGGTATCGGCGGCTTTGCGGCAGTGAGTTACGGTGTGGTAATTCTGGCGGCATTGAGCCTGCCGGAAACCCGCGGCAAAGAACTTGAAGCCCATTAA
- a CDS encoding 5-oxoprolinase subunit PxpA has protein sequence MGESFGSWTMGLDAQVMPFVDCANIACGFHAGDPGIMRHTVALAVASNVRIGAHPAYQDLVGFGRRSMACSADEIRDLLHYQIGALDGICRTQGTRVAYVKPHGALYNDMMADPQKLRAVLQAVAQYNRELPLMLMATADNSAAQALGDEYGVPLWFEAFADRAYDAAGHLVSRRLPGAVHHDPATIVDQALRLARGEPLVAVDGSELRLQAQTLCVHGDNDSSVAAVQQIRQALDALVAS, from the coding sequence ATGGGTGAGAGTTTTGGCAGCTGGACCATGGGCCTGGATGCCCAGGTCATGCCGTTTGTCGATTGCGCCAACATTGCCTGCGGCTTTCACGCTGGCGATCCCGGCATCATGCGCCACACCGTGGCCCTGGCCGTGGCCAGCAACGTGCGCATCGGCGCGCACCCGGCCTACCAGGACCTGGTCGGTTTCGGCCGTCGCTCCATGGCCTGCAGCGCCGACGAAATCCGCGACCTGCTGCACTACCAGATCGGTGCGCTGGACGGCATCTGCCGTACCCAGGGCACCCGCGTTGCCTACGTCAAACCCCACGGTGCGCTGTACAACGACATGATGGCCGACCCACAGAAGCTGCGCGCGGTGCTCCAGGCCGTGGCGCAATACAACCGGGAACTGCCGTTGATGCTCATGGCCACCGCCGATAACAGCGCGGCCCAGGCGTTGGGCGACGAGTACGGCGTACCCCTGTGGTTCGAGGCCTTTGCCGACCGTGCCTACGACGCCGCCGGACACCTGGTGTCGCGGCGCCTGCCGGGCGCGGTGCACCACGATCCGGCAACAATTGTCGACCAGGCCCTGCGCCTGGCCCGTGGCGAGCCCTTGGTCGCGGTAGATGGCAGCGAGTTGCGCCTGCAGGCCCAGACCCTCTGCGTACACGGTGACAACGACAGTTCGGTGGCGGCGGTGCAGCAGATCCGCCAGGCCCTCGATGCCCTGGTGGCGTCATGA
- the pxpB gene encoding 5-oxoprolinase subunit PxpB, which produces MSYRIETVAIDCLMVRLFDAIDETNMPWMLAASQRLRAVFGEYLIDLVPSYTTAMVHFDLLQLSPEQARVLVREALENLQPDNGSGGRQHEIPVWYDLSVGPELSLLADRCRTSVADIVRCHSEREYQVFALGFAPGFAFMGLVEEALAAPRLATPRKRVAAGSVGIAERQTAAYPAVSPGGWNLIGRTPSKLFDRERDGYSLLQPGDRVRFVAVDRATFINLGGDDAPLEAQA; this is translated from the coding sequence ATGAGTTACCGCATTGAAACGGTGGCCATCGACTGCCTGATGGTGCGCCTGTTTGACGCCATCGATGAAACCAACATGCCGTGGATGCTGGCGGCCAGCCAGCGCTTGCGGGCGGTATTTGGCGAGTACCTGATCGACCTGGTGCCGTCGTACACCACGGCGATGGTGCATTTCGACTTGCTGCAGCTATCGCCGGAGCAGGCCCGGGTGCTGGTTCGCGAGGCACTGGAAAACCTGCAGCCGGACAACGGCAGCGGCGGGCGCCAGCACGAGATTCCGGTGTGGTACGACCTAAGCGTCGGCCCGGAGCTGAGCCTGCTGGCGGACCGTTGCCGCACTTCGGTGGCCGATATCGTGCGCTGCCACAGTGAGCGCGAGTACCAGGTGTTCGCGTTGGGGTTCGCCCCAGGCTTTGCCTTCATGGGCCTGGTCGAAGAGGCCCTGGCCGCGCCGCGCCTGGCCACGCCACGCAAGCGCGTTGCCGCAGGCAGTGTGGGCATCGCCGAGCGCCAGACAGCGGCTTACCCCGCAGTGTCGCCCGGTGGCTGGAACCTGATCGGCCGCACCCCGAGCAAACTCTTTGACCGCGAGCGTGACGGCTACAGCTTGCTGCAGCCGGGAGACCGGGTGCGCTTCGTGGCCGTGGATCGCGCCACCTTCATCAACCTGGGCGGCGATGATGCGCCACTGGAGGCACAGGCATGA
- a CDS encoding biotin-dependent carboxyltransferase family protein — translation MSRLMIEASTPLCLLQDAGRFGVRHLGVTQGGALDWVSMRWANWLLGNAADAAVVEITLGGFSLVAEQDCCLALAGADLDARIDGEPLKPWSSFTLSKGQRLRLNQPLQGARAYLAAPGGFDAALVLGSCASVVREELGGLDGQGSALAKGQQLGYSGQSTAGRAVPPALRPDFSGNHLDLVLGAQVGDFSGMSLFEAFNRDWTLDSRADRMGMRLLGPALQYQGPAMISEGIPLGAVQVPPDGQPIVLLNDRQTIGGYPRLGALTPLALARLAQMLPGSVVRFVPVVQDLAWREQRAFVQRFGE, via the coding sequence ATGAGCCGCTTGATGATCGAGGCCAGCACGCCGCTGTGCCTGTTGCAGGACGCCGGGCGCTTCGGCGTGCGGCACCTGGGCGTGACCCAGGGCGGGGCGCTGGACTGGGTGTCGATGCGCTGGGCCAACTGGCTGCTGGGCAATGCCGCCGACGCCGCCGTGGTGGAGATCACCTTGGGCGGTTTCAGCCTGGTGGCCGAGCAGGATTGCTGCCTGGCCCTGGCCGGTGCCGACCTGGACGCGCGCATCGACGGCGAGCCGCTCAAGCCCTGGTCCAGTTTCACCCTGAGCAAGGGCCAGCGCTTGCGCCTGAATCAGCCGTTGCAGGGAGCACGGGCTTATCTGGCAGCGCCCGGCGGTTTCGATGCGGCCCTGGTGCTGGGCAGTTGTGCCAGTGTCGTGCGTGAGGAACTGGGCGGGCTGGATGGCCAGGGTTCAGCGCTGGCCAAGGGGCAACAGCTAGGCTACAGCGGCCAGTCCACTGCCGGGCGAGCCGTGCCGCCGGCACTGCGCCCGGATTTTTCCGGCAACCACCTGGACCTGGTGCTCGGTGCTCAGGTCGGCGATTTCAGCGGGATGAGTCTGTTCGAGGCGTTCAACCGCGATTGGACCCTCGACAGCCGCGCCGATCGCATGGGCATGCGCCTGCTGGGGCCGGCCTTGCAGTACCAGGGGCCCGCGATGATTTCCGAAGGGATTCCGTTGGGTGCGGTGCAGGTGCCGCCGGACGGGCAGCCGATCGTGTTGCTCAATGATCGCCAGACCATTGGCGGCTATCCACGCCTGGGGGCGCTGACGCCGCTGGCGTTGGCGCGCCTGGCGCAGATGCTGCCGGGGAGTGTGGTGCGGTTTGTGCCGGTGGTGCAGGACCTGGCCTGGCGGGAACAGCGGGCATTTGTGCAGCGGTTTGGTGAGTGA
- a CDS encoding vWA domain-containing protein encodes MLLNLFNEMRAAKVPVSVRELLDLLNALKQRVTFADMDEFYYLSRAILVKDERHFDKFDRAFSAYFKGLENLNQHLEALIPEDWLRKEFERSLTDEERAQIQSLGGLDKLIEEFKKRLEEQKERHAGGNKWIGTGGTSPFGSGGFNPEGIRVGDAGKRQGKAVKVWDQREYKNLDDQVELGTRNIKLALRRLRKFARQGAADELDIDGTIDHTARDAGLLNIQMRPERRNSVKLLLLFDIGGSMDAHVKTCEELFSACKTEFKHLEYYYFHNFVYESVWKNNLRRTSERTSTMDLLHKYGADYKVVFVGDAAMAPYEITQPGGSVEHWNEEAGYVWMQRFMEKYKKLIWINPYPKETWNYTTSTNIVRELVEDRMFPLTLRGLEEGMRFLSK; translated from the coding sequence ATGCTGCTCAATCTGTTCAACGAAATGCGCGCCGCCAAGGTACCGGTGTCGGTGCGCGAGCTGCTTGATCTGCTCAATGCGCTCAAGCAGCGAGTCACCTTCGCCGACATGGACGAGTTCTATTACTTGTCACGGGCGATCCTGGTCAAGGACGAACGGCATTTCGACAAGTTCGACCGCGCGTTCTCGGCCTACTTCAAGGGCCTTGAGAACCTCAACCAGCACCTGGAAGCGCTGATTCCGGAAGACTGGCTGCGCAAGGAATTCGAGCGCTCGCTGACCGATGAAGAACGCGCGCAGATCCAGTCCCTGGGTGGCCTGGACAAACTGATCGAAGAGTTCAAGAAGCGCCTGGAAGAACAGAAGGAACGCCATGCCGGTGGCAACAAGTGGATCGGCACCGGCGGCACCAGCCCGTTCGGCTCGGGTGGCTTCAACCCCGAAGGCATTCGCGTCGGCGATGCCGGCAAGCGCCAGGGCAAGGCGGTCAAGGTCTGGGACCAGCGCGAGTACAAGAACCTCGACGACCAGGTCGAACTGGGCACACGCAATATAAAGCTGGCCCTGCGCCGGCTGCGCAAGTTCGCCCGCCAGGGCGCGGCCGACGAACTGGACATCGACGGCACCATCGACCACACCGCCCGCGATGCCGGCCTGCTCAACATCCAGATGCGACCGGAGCGGCGCAACAGCGTCAAGTTGCTGCTGTTGTTCGATATCGGCGGCTCGATGGACGCCCACGTGAAGACCTGCGAAGAGTTGTTCTCGGCCTGCAAGACCGAGTTCAAGCACCTGGAGTACTACTACTTCCACAACTTCGTCTACGAGTCGGTGTGGAAGAACAACCTGCGCCGCACCTCCGAACGCACCTCGACCATGGACCTGCTGCACAAGTACGGCGCCGACTACAAAGTGGTGTTCGTGGGTGACGCCGCCATGGCGCCTTACGAAATCACCCAACCGGGCGGCAGTGTCGAGCACTGGAACGAAGAAGCCGGTTATGTGTGGATGCAGCGCTTCATGGAGAAGTACAAGAAGCTCATCTGGATCAACCCGTACCCCAAGGAAACCTGGAACTACACCACCTCGACCAACATCGTGCGCGAACTGGTCGAAGACCGGATGTTCCCGCTGACCTTGCGCGGGTTGGAGGAAGGGATGCGGTTCTTGTCCAAATAG